One Etheostoma cragini isolate CJK2018 chromosome 18, CSU_Ecrag_1.0, whole genome shotgun sequence DNA window includes the following coding sequences:
- the fam89a gene encoding protein FAM89A: MNGKSTNGSPGGMACIEGLPPLPKSLSGLLNSSGGSWRDMERMYVKKTMIQDDLSRGRNHTDNLLANKPANLDAALALLRKEMVGLRQQDMSLLCQLWSLHESIQEYKGSCQDLSAASSLSMMENGYFDEDDEYYPESGTTPTGEHPDGEVGDGMATMAGDKNGSISGKDDSWDSFHVTI; encoded by the exons ATGAATGGGAAGTCAACGAACGGTTCGCCGGGGGGAATGGCCTGCATCGAGGGTCTGCCCCCCCTGCCGAAGAGCCTGAGCGGCTTGCTGAACTCGAGCGGCGGCTCCTGGAGGGACATGGAGAGGATGTACGTGAAGAAGACCATGATCCAGGACGACCTGAGCCGGGGCAGGAACCACACCGACAACCTGCTGGCCAACAAGCCGGCCAACCTCGACGCTGCTCTGGCTCTCCTGCGGAAAGAaatg GTGGGGTTGCGTCAGCAGGACATGTCCCTGCTGTGCCAGCTGTGGTCGCTCCACGAGTCGATCCAGGAGTACAAGGGCAGCTGCCAGGACCTGAGCGCCGCCTCCAGCCTCAGCATGATGGAGAACGGCTACTTCGACGAGGACGACGAGTACTACCCGGAGTCTGGCACCACTCCCACCGGGGAACATCCGGACGGAGAGGTCGGAGACGGCATGGCAACGATGGCAGGGGACAAGAACGGGAGCATCAGCGGCAAAGACGACAGCTGGGACTCCTTTCACGTCACCATCTGA